A portion of the Chelonia mydas isolate rCheMyd1 chromosome 23, rCheMyd1.pri.v2, whole genome shotgun sequence genome contains these proteins:
- the EMP3 gene encoding epithelial membrane protein 3 translates to MSFLLFAITGLHVLILVLLFVATLDKSWWVLPDDETVNLWYDCLYDNTTQSWVCASVADSQWLHAVQALMVLALLFSSFAFILFMYQLYTMERGGLFYATGVCQLLACLSVFTAALIYAIHVSKFHHHRQPGGSFGYCFVLAWLAFPLALLSGIMYIHLRKRE, encoded by the exons ATGAGCTTCCTCCTCTTTGCCATCACGGGCCTGCACGTCCTCATCCTCGTGCTGCTCTTCGTTGCCACTCTGGACAAG TCGTGGTGGGTGCTGCCGGATGATGAGACCGTCAATCTGTGGTACGACTGTCTGTACGACAACACCACCCAGAGCTGGGTGTGCGCCTCTGTTGCCGACAGCC AGTGGCTCCATGCCGTCCAAGCCCTCATGGTCCTGGCTCTGCTCTTCTCCAGCTTCGCCTTCATCCTCTTCATGTACCAGCTCTACACCATGGAGCGCGGGGGGCTCTTCTACGCCACCGGCGTCTGCCAGCTCTTGGCCT GTCTCTCGGTGTTCACGGCCGCCTTGATCTACGCCATCCACGTGAGCAAATTCCACCACCACCGGCAGCCGGGCGGCTCCTTCGGCTACTGCTTCGTGCTGGCCTGGCTGGCCTTCCCCCTGGCGCTGCTCAGTGGCATCATGTAcatccacctccgcaagagggagtga
- the TMEM143 gene encoding transmembrane protein 143 isoform X3, which translates to MVPWKNLKSLPRPDSWERTQQRNRMLGVAWATLGTGVLGLPCRSMASLASRMAAYRRMWKPVEPQGWAEQYRERFIPFSKGQLVSSLLKEFHSSSDAERASFLAFVARVDSSLLHHYHSLLGHLQALYDPINPDRDTLPELALSDTERLAKERQVLAELEPVLDQANFNSLSEDALAYALIVHHPQDDVQVSVNLDQYEYIRFWALGQRVGVLPIKSTLGPRKGLFSTARTPVERHYFKRVLVAARPRNAHLVLKCFKDIPLEALEQLLPGVRIRTSIFYKTLLNVMLVVSGLVLFVNVGMVVLSDLKIGTSFLLLCFAAFMSFRAWKTLRLWLAFRSTSSRGCGSTRAWKSPSVPTAPAGTCST; encoded by the exons ATGGTGCCATGGAAGAATCTGAAGAGTCTCCCAAGACCTGACTCCTGGGAACGGACGCAACAGAGAAACAG GATGCTGGGTGTGGCCTGGGCCACCTTGGGGAcgggggtgctggggctgcccTGCCGCAGCATGGCCTCCCTCGCCTCCCGGATGGCAGCGTACCGGAGGATGTGGAAGCCTGTGGAGCCCCAGGGGTGGGCTGAGCAGTACAGGGAGCGGTTCATCCCCTTCTCCAAGGGGCAGCTGGTCAGCAGCCTTCTCAAG GAGTTCCACTCTTCCAGTGACGCCGAGCGCGCCTCCTTCTTGGCCTTCGTGGCACGAGTGGACTCTTCCCTCCTGCATCACTACCATTCTCTCCTGGGGCACTTGCAG GCTCTCTACGACCCCATTAACCCCGACCGGGACACCCTGCCAGAATTGGCTCTGAGTGACACCGAGCGCCTGGCTAAGGAGCGGCAGGTCCTGGCTGAGTTGGAACCGGTGCTGGATCAGGCCAACTTCAACAGTCTGTCGGAGGATGCCCTGGCCTACGCCCTCATCGTGCATCACCCTCAGGATGATGTCCAg GTTTCAGTGAACTTGGATCAGTATGAGTACATCCGGTTCTGGGCCCTCGGCCAGCGTGTTGGAGTCCTCCCAATTAAATCCACGCTGGGGCCCCGGAAGGGGCTGTTCAGCACGGCCCGGACCCCCGTGGAAAG GCATTATTTCAAGCGGGTGCTGGTGGCGGCCCGGCCCAGGAACGCCCACCTGGTGCTGAAGTGCTTTAAGGACATCCCCTTGGAGgcgctggagcagctgctgccggGCGTGAGGATCCGCACGTCCATCTTCTACAAGACGCTGCTGAATGTCATGCTGGTGGTGAGCGGGCTGGTCCTCTTCGTCAATGTTGGCATGGTGGTGCTGTCCGACCTCAAGATCGGcaccagcttcctgctgctctgctTCGCCGCCTTCATGTCCTTCCGCGCCTGGAAG acCCTGAGACTCTGGCTGGCCTTCAGGAGCACGTCCAGTCGTGGCTGCGGCTCCACTCGGGCCTGGAAGTCTCCTTCTGTGCCGACCGCGCCTGCCGGCACCTGCTCAACCTAG
- the TMEM143 gene encoding transmembrane protein 143 isoform X2 has product MVPWKNLKSLPRPDSWERTQQRNRMLGVAWATLGTGVLGLPCRSMASLASRMAAYRRMWKPVEPQGWAEQYRERFIPFSKGQLVSSLLKEFHSSSDAERASFLAFVARVDSSLLHHYHSLLGHLQALYDPINPDRDTLPELALSDTERLAKERQVLAELEPVLDQANFNSLSEDALAYALIVHHPQDDVQVSVNLDQYEYIRFWALGQRVGVLPIKSTLGPRKGLFSTARTPVERHYFKRVLVAARPRNAHLVLKCFKDIPLEALEQLLPGVRIRTSIFYKTLLNVMLVVSGLVLFVNVGMVVLSDLKIGTSFLLLCFAAFMSFRAWKVFRQRRNIHSLELAHMLYYRSTSNNSELLGALVLRAQEEHAKELILAHSFLRRQPARPPHGLADPETLAGLQEHVQSWLRLHSGLEVSFCADRACRHLLNLEGGHRADPAMAPGSH; this is encoded by the exons ATGGTGCCATGGAAGAATCTGAAGAGTCTCCCAAGACCTGACTCCTGGGAACGGACGCAACAGAGAAACAG GATGCTGGGTGTGGCCTGGGCCACCTTGGGGAcgggggtgctggggctgcccTGCCGCAGCATGGCCTCCCTCGCCTCCCGGATGGCAGCGTACCGGAGGATGTGGAAGCCTGTGGAGCCCCAGGGGTGGGCTGAGCAGTACAGGGAGCGGTTCATCCCCTTCTCCAAGGGGCAGCTGGTCAGCAGCCTTCTCAAG GAGTTCCACTCTTCCAGTGACGCCGAGCGCGCCTCCTTCTTGGCCTTCGTGGCACGAGTGGACTCTTCCCTCCTGCATCACTACCATTCTCTCCTGGGGCACTTGCAG GCTCTCTACGACCCCATTAACCCCGACCGGGACACCCTGCCAGAATTGGCTCTGAGTGACACCGAGCGCCTGGCTAAGGAGCGGCAGGTCCTGGCTGAGTTGGAACCGGTGCTGGATCAGGCCAACTTCAACAGTCTGTCGGAGGATGCCCTGGCCTACGCCCTCATCGTGCATCACCCTCAGGATGATGTCCAg GTTTCAGTGAACTTGGATCAGTATGAGTACATCCGGTTCTGGGCCCTCGGCCAGCGTGTTGGAGTCCTCCCAATTAAATCCACGCTGGGGCCCCGGAAGGGGCTGTTCAGCACGGCCCGGACCCCCGTGGAAAG GCATTATTTCAAGCGGGTGCTGGTGGCGGCCCGGCCCAGGAACGCCCACCTGGTGCTGAAGTGCTTTAAGGACATCCCCTTGGAGgcgctggagcagctgctgccggGCGTGAGGATCCGCACGTCCATCTTCTACAAGACGCTGCTGAATGTCATGCTGGTGGTGAGCGGGCTGGTCCTCTTCGTCAATGTTGGCATGGTGGTGCTGTCCGACCTCAAGATCGGcaccagcttcctgctgctctgctTCGCCGCCTTCATGTCCTTCCGCGCCTGGAAG GTGTTCAGGCAACGGCGGAACATCCACTCCCTGGAGCTGGCGCACATGCTGTATTACCGCAGCACCTCCAACAACTCGGAGCTGCTGGGGGCGCTGGTGCTGCGGGCCCAGGAGGAGCATGCCAAGGAGCTGATCCTGGCACACAGCTTCCTGCGCCGGCAGCCAGCCCGGCCCCCGCACGGCCTCGCAG acCCTGAGACTCTGGCTGGCCTTCAGGAGCACGTCCAGTCGTGGCTGCGGCTCCACTCGGGCCTGGAAGTCTCCTTCTGTGCCGACCGCGCCTGCCGGCACCTGCTCAACCTAGAGGGGGGGCACCGGGCCGATCCTGCCATGGCCCCTGGGTCCCACTGA
- the ODAD1 gene encoding outer dynein arm-docking complex subunit 1: MPLHRSASSTRSEGSDLDLEGIAESELAKLQRQFRLLAGDRHAYTLQSQETIRKQLADLQRLEKEREGLLRELRVAEGRANRQREQEKAGSLRALLRHQDQVEEQAATERRTVAQLDHEIRSWEKRLAGLAKQVGSAGVSQRHKAQGQRRVRTLENQLDKASARFNSQLALNAGLREELETLRIERGRFEHLYRRLERELQETRKAIGAVIDSSSSAFDARDEAQTKLGQLREKAEKDLAQYGAEMKELQRVLDHDRRLRHFLDIKVQERTFTQEALEAKRKREQEEAEGKHRDPREELLESYETAFKEIQQLTGEDDLDVLVEKFIAVEDRNFAQFNYVNEQNNELERLGERITQVRREIQEAQAQEQQEQQEQWAQTRALEMQQEAVVQEAQELLSKEKVVRKTLEQLKEGIRSLFRKLDCQCSELDLALGGSAVVQDRNISVFLGLLEQRAHELLAMRSYLASKNYDLPYHPEETARLLLGQMVGYAPKAYPLRPPTAGEEYEAGSEEEERPLTHSELRDRILREVLSKEETPSHK; the protein is encoded by the exons atgcCACTGCACCGATCCGCCTCAAGTACCCGCTCGGAGGGCAGCGACCTGGACCTGGAGGGCATCG CTGAGAGTGAGCTGGCCAAGCTGCAGCGCCAGTTCCGGCTGCTAGCAGGCGACCGCCATGCCTACACCCTGCAGTCCCAGGAGACCATCCGCAAGCAGCT GGCCGACCTGCAACGGCTAGAGAAGGAGCGGGAGGGGCTGCTGCGGGAGCTGCGGGTGGCGGAGGGCCGTGCCAACAGGCAGCGGGAGCAGGAGAAGGCTGGCAGCCTGCGTGCCCTGCTGCGACACCAGGACCAGGTGGAGGAGCAGGCGGCCACGGAGAGGAGGACGGTGGCCCAGCTAGACCATGAG ATTCGGAGCTGGGAGAAGCGGCTGGCGGGGCTGGCGAAGCAGGTGGGCAGCGCAGGAGTCAGCCAGCGGCACAAggcccagggccagaggagggTGCGCACCCTGGAGAACCAGTTGGACAAG GCATCAGCCCGGTTCAACTCCCAGCTGGCGCTGAACGCCGGCCTGCGCGAGGAGCTGGAGACCCTGCGTATCGAACGTGGGCGCTTCGAACACCTCTAccgcaggctggagagg gagctgcaggagacacgGAAAGCCATTGGAGCCGTGATTGACTCTTCCTCCTCGGCCTTTGATGCTAG ggACGAGGCCCAGACCAAGCTGGGGCAGCTGCGGGAGAAGGCGGAGAAGGACCTGGCCCAGTATGGGGCCGAGATGAAGGAGCTGCAGCGGGTTCTGGACCACGACCGGCGCTTACGTCACTTCCTGGACATCAAGGTGCAGGAGCGGACGTTCACCCAGGAGGCGCTGGAGGCCAAGCGCAAGAGAG AGCAAGAGGAGGCCGAGGGGAAACACCGGGACcccagggaggagctgctggaaTCCTATGAAACCGCCTTTAAGGAGATTCAACAGCTGACAGGGGAGGACGACCTGGATGTGCTGGTGGAGAAATTCATAGCAG ttGAGGACCGGAATTTCGCCCAGTTCAACTACGTCAACGAGCAGAACAACGAGCTGGAGCGACTGGGGGAGCGAATCACCCAG GTGCGCCGGGAGATCCAGGAGGCGCaggcccaggagcagcaggagcagcaggagcagtGGGCGCAGACCCGGGCACTGGAGATGCAGCAGGAGGCTGTCGTGCAGGAGGCCCAGGAGCTGCTGAGCAAAGAGAAGGTGGTCAGGAAAACCCTGGAACAGCTCAAAGAGG GGATCAGGTCACTGTTCAGGAAGCTGGACTGTCAGTGCTCGGAGCTGGATTTGGCGCTGGGGGGCTCGGCTGTGGTGCAGGACAGGAACATCTCCGTGTTCCTGGGTCTCCTGGAGCAGCGGGCCCACGAGCTGTTGGCCATGCGCTCCTACCTGGCCTCCAAG aattaCGATCTGCCCTACCACCCCGAAGAGACGGCTCGACTGCTCCTGGGGCAGATGGTGGGTTATGCCCCCAAAGCGTACCCCCTGCGGCCCCCCACTGCTGG ggAGGAATATGAAGCTGGGAGTGAGGAAGAGGAACGACCCCTCACCCACAGTGAACTGAGAGACCGCATCCTCCGGGAG GTGCTGAGCAAGGAGGAGACACCGTCGCACAAGTAG
- the TMEM143 gene encoding transmembrane protein 143 isoform X1 has protein sequence MVPWKNLKSLPRPDSWERTQQRNRLALARDMAAGRRMLGVAWATLGTGVLGLPCRSMASLASRMAAYRRMWKPVEPQGWAEQYRERFIPFSKGQLVSSLLKEFHSSSDAERASFLAFVARVDSSLLHHYHSLLGHLQALYDPINPDRDTLPELALSDTERLAKERQVLAELEPVLDQANFNSLSEDALAYALIVHHPQDDVQVSVNLDQYEYIRFWALGQRVGVLPIKSTLGPRKGLFSTARTPVERHYFKRVLVAARPRNAHLVLKCFKDIPLEALEQLLPGVRIRTSIFYKTLLNVMLVVSGLVLFVNVGMVVLSDLKIGTSFLLLCFAAFMSFRAWKVFRQRRNIHSLELAHMLYYRSTSNNSELLGALVLRAQEEHAKELILAHSFLRRQPARPPHGLADPETLAGLQEHVQSWLRLHSGLEVSFCADRACRHLLNLEGGHRADPAMAPGSH, from the exons ATGGTGCCATGGAAGAATCTGAAGAGTCTCCCAAGACCTGACTCCTGGGAACGGACGCAACAGAGAAACAGGCTCGCACTGGCCAGGGATATGGCCGCTGGGCGGCG GATGCTGGGTGTGGCCTGGGCCACCTTGGGGAcgggggtgctggggctgcccTGCCGCAGCATGGCCTCCCTCGCCTCCCGGATGGCAGCGTACCGGAGGATGTGGAAGCCTGTGGAGCCCCAGGGGTGGGCTGAGCAGTACAGGGAGCGGTTCATCCCCTTCTCCAAGGGGCAGCTGGTCAGCAGCCTTCTCAAG GAGTTCCACTCTTCCAGTGACGCCGAGCGCGCCTCCTTCTTGGCCTTCGTGGCACGAGTGGACTCTTCCCTCCTGCATCACTACCATTCTCTCCTGGGGCACTTGCAG GCTCTCTACGACCCCATTAACCCCGACCGGGACACCCTGCCAGAATTGGCTCTGAGTGACACCGAGCGCCTGGCTAAGGAGCGGCAGGTCCTGGCTGAGTTGGAACCGGTGCTGGATCAGGCCAACTTCAACAGTCTGTCGGAGGATGCCCTGGCCTACGCCCTCATCGTGCATCACCCTCAGGATGATGTCCAg GTTTCAGTGAACTTGGATCAGTATGAGTACATCCGGTTCTGGGCCCTCGGCCAGCGTGTTGGAGTCCTCCCAATTAAATCCACGCTGGGGCCCCGGAAGGGGCTGTTCAGCACGGCCCGGACCCCCGTGGAAAG GCATTATTTCAAGCGGGTGCTGGTGGCGGCCCGGCCCAGGAACGCCCACCTGGTGCTGAAGTGCTTTAAGGACATCCCCTTGGAGgcgctggagcagctgctgccggGCGTGAGGATCCGCACGTCCATCTTCTACAAGACGCTGCTGAATGTCATGCTGGTGGTGAGCGGGCTGGTCCTCTTCGTCAATGTTGGCATGGTGGTGCTGTCCGACCTCAAGATCGGcaccagcttcctgctgctctgctTCGCCGCCTTCATGTCCTTCCGCGCCTGGAAG GTGTTCAGGCAACGGCGGAACATCCACTCCCTGGAGCTGGCGCACATGCTGTATTACCGCAGCACCTCCAACAACTCGGAGCTGCTGGGGGCGCTGGTGCTGCGGGCCCAGGAGGAGCATGCCAAGGAGCTGATCCTGGCACACAGCTTCCTGCGCCGGCAGCCAGCCCGGCCCCCGCACGGCCTCGCAG acCCTGAGACTCTGGCTGGCCTTCAGGAGCACGTCCAGTCGTGGCTGCGGCTCCACTCGGGCCTGGAAGTCTCCTTCTGTGCCGACCGCGCCTGCCGGCACCTGCTCAACCTAGAGGGGGGGCACCGGGCCGATCCTGCCATGGCCCCTGGGTCCCACTGA
- the TMEM143 gene encoding transmembrane protein 143 isoform X4 — protein sequence MVPWKNLKSLPRPDSWERTQQRNRLALARDMAAGRRMLGVAWATLGTGVLGLPCRSMASLASRMAAYRRMWKPVEPQGWAEQYRERFIPFSKGQLVSSLLKEFHSSSDAERASFLAFVARVDSSLLHHYHSLLGHLQALYDPINPDRDTLPELALSDTERLAKERQVLAELEPVLDQANFNSLSEDALAYALIVHHPQDDVQVSVNLDQYEYIRFWALGQRVGVLPIKSTLGPRKGLFSTARTPVERHYFKRVLVAARPRNAHLVLKCFKDIPLEALEQLLPGVRIRTSIFYKTLLNVMLVVSGLVLFVNVGMVVLSDLKIGTSFLLLCFAAFMSFRAWKTLRLWLAFRSTSSRGCGSTRAWKSPSVPTAPAGTCST from the exons ATGGTGCCATGGAAGAATCTGAAGAGTCTCCCAAGACCTGACTCCTGGGAACGGACGCAACAGAGAAACAGGCTCGCACTGGCCAGGGATATGGCCGCTGGGCGGCG GATGCTGGGTGTGGCCTGGGCCACCTTGGGGAcgggggtgctggggctgcccTGCCGCAGCATGGCCTCCCTCGCCTCCCGGATGGCAGCGTACCGGAGGATGTGGAAGCCTGTGGAGCCCCAGGGGTGGGCTGAGCAGTACAGGGAGCGGTTCATCCCCTTCTCCAAGGGGCAGCTGGTCAGCAGCCTTCTCAAG GAGTTCCACTCTTCCAGTGACGCCGAGCGCGCCTCCTTCTTGGCCTTCGTGGCACGAGTGGACTCTTCCCTCCTGCATCACTACCATTCTCTCCTGGGGCACTTGCAG GCTCTCTACGACCCCATTAACCCCGACCGGGACACCCTGCCAGAATTGGCTCTGAGTGACACCGAGCGCCTGGCTAAGGAGCGGCAGGTCCTGGCTGAGTTGGAACCGGTGCTGGATCAGGCCAACTTCAACAGTCTGTCGGAGGATGCCCTGGCCTACGCCCTCATCGTGCATCACCCTCAGGATGATGTCCAg GTTTCAGTGAACTTGGATCAGTATGAGTACATCCGGTTCTGGGCCCTCGGCCAGCGTGTTGGAGTCCTCCCAATTAAATCCACGCTGGGGCCCCGGAAGGGGCTGTTCAGCACGGCCCGGACCCCCGTGGAAAG GCATTATTTCAAGCGGGTGCTGGTGGCGGCCCGGCCCAGGAACGCCCACCTGGTGCTGAAGTGCTTTAAGGACATCCCCTTGGAGgcgctggagcagctgctgccggGCGTGAGGATCCGCACGTCCATCTTCTACAAGACGCTGCTGAATGTCATGCTGGTGGTGAGCGGGCTGGTCCTCTTCGTCAATGTTGGCATGGTGGTGCTGTCCGACCTCAAGATCGGcaccagcttcctgctgctctgctTCGCCGCCTTCATGTCCTTCCGCGCCTGGAAG acCCTGAGACTCTGGCTGGCCTTCAGGAGCACGTCCAGTCGTGGCTGCGGCTCCACTCGGGCCTGGAAGTCTCCTTCTGTGCCGACCGCGCCTGCCGGCACCTGCTCAACCTAG
- the MYADM gene encoding myeloid-associated differentiation marker translates to MPIQRTKSVGNTQALTSQVGIVRLLEALFACVTFSLVVHEGGWHDRNGDWCMFCWCFCFAVTLLVLVVEFVGLQHRMPVSWKNFPITFAMYATLMCLSASVIYPVTHIQNSRATGKTKDYRIAATVFSCLTCLAYSVEVTMTRAKPGEVTGYMATVPGLLKVVETFVACIIFVFISEPVSYDRHEALKWCLAVYCICFILSLVVIVLCIGECTGWLPCAFNKFLSGYTLLAVLMYATATVIWPIYSFDRKQGGEPRRPSFCQNRGFCYWDKWVAIAVLTAINLLVYLADLVYSARLIFIQA, encoded by the coding sequence ATGCCGATCCAGCGCACCAAGTCCGTGGGCAACACGCAGGCCCTGACCTCCCAGGTGGGCATTGTCCGCCTGCTGGAGGCGCTCTTCGCCTGCGTCACCTTCAGCCTGGTGGTGCACGAGGGGGGCTGGCACGACCGTAACGGAGACTGGTGCATGTTCTGCTGGTGCTTCTGCTTCGCCGTGACGCTGCTGGTGCTGGTGGTGGAGTTCGTGGGGCTCCAGCACCGCATGCCCGTCTCCTGGAAGAACTTCCCCATCACCTTCGCCATGTACGCCACCCTCATGTGCCTCTCGGCCTCCGTCATCTACCCGGTCACCCACATCCAGAACAGCCGCGCCACTGGCAAAACCAAGGACTACCGCATCGCTGCCACCGTCTTCTCCTGCCTCACCTGCCTGGCCTACTCGGTGGAGGTGACCATGACCCGGGCCAAGCCGGGTGAGGTGACGGGCTACATGGCCACCGTGCCCGGGCTGCTGAAGGTGGTGGAGACCTTCGTGGCCTGCATCATCTTTGTCTTCATCAGCGAGCCGGTCTCCTACGACCGCCATGAGGCGCTGAAGTGGTGCCTGGCCGTCTACTGCATCTGCTTCATCCTCTCGCTGGTGGTCATTGTGCTGTGCATTGGGGAGTGCACCGGCTGGCTGCCCTGTGCCTTCAACAAGTTCCTAAGTGGGTACACGCTGCTGGCCGTGCTCATGTACGCCACGGCCACCGTCATCTGGCCCATCTACAGCTTCGACCGCAAGCAGGGCGGTGAGCCGCGCCGGCCCTCCTTCTGCCAGAACCGCGGCTTCTGCTACTGGGATAAGTGGGTGGCCATTGCTGTGCTGACGGCCATCAACCTGCTGGTCTACCTGGCCGACCTGGTGTACTCCGCCCGGCTCATCTTCATCCAGGCCTAG